The proteins below are encoded in one region of Brienomyrus brachyistius isolate T26 unplaced genomic scaffold, BBRACH_0.4 scaffold36, whole genome shotgun sequence:
- the LOC125721947 gene encoding uncharacterized protein LOC125721947 — protein MGPAQCGVCNMFALLDVSVQSDFICERCKLVDSLMVKVRDLEEQLALIQCNSELEEQVNTPFREKVCTPLAGRGENEEQRGRESWVTVGRRRRKGRTHIAEAASPEVTVSNRFQVLPALEPERTGEAGGPLGTEEPPPPRKREVVVVGDSIIRGVDSYVCTRDRGSRTVSCLPGAQVGDLPDRVDKLLAPAGVDPVVVVHVGTNDIGKGRRAVLQDKFIEVANKLRSRTSTVVFSEILPVPRASQAKLAETRKLNAWLKGWCRKEGFRFMGHWRTFWNRWDLFKPDGLHLNQRGTSVLGRRMCRVVEECLN, from the coding sequence atggggccggctcagtgtggcgtttgcaacatgtttgcccttctggacgttagtgtccagtcggacttcatctgcgagcgatgtaagctagtggactcgctcatggtcaaggttcgcgaccttgaggagcaactggctctcatccaatgcaacagtgagttagaggagcaagttaatacgccttttagggagaaggtgtgtacgccactagccgggaggggggagaatgaagagcagagaggtcgagagagctgggtgaccgtaggtcgtagacgcaggaaagggcgtacacacattgcagaggcggcatcacctgaggtgactgtgtcgaacaggtttcaggttcttccagctttagagccggaacggactggggaggcaggtgggcccttgggcactgaggagccccctccccccaggaagagggaggttgtggtagtgggggattccattattaggggagtagacagttatgtgtgcacgcgtgatagagggtcccgtacggtgtcttgcctgcctggtgcccaggtaggagaccttccagatcgtgtggataagcttttggccccagctggggtggatccagttgtcgtggtgcatgttggcaccaacgacataggcaagggtagaagggctgttctgcaggataaatttatagaagtcgccaataagcttagaagcagaacgtccacggtggtattctctgaaatactccccgtgccacgtgcaagtcaggctaagttagctgagacaaggaaattaaatgcgtggctaaaaggatggtgtaggaaagaggggtttaggtttatggggcattggaggaccttctggaacaggtgggacctgttcaagccggatgggttgcacctgaaccagaggggaaccagtgtattggggaggcgtatgtgtagagtcgttgaggaatgtttaaactag